From Cryptomeria japonica unplaced genomic scaffold, Sugi_1.0 HiC_scaffold_87, whole genome shotgun sequence, the proteins below share one genomic window:
- the LOC131055994 gene encoding pathogenesis-related thaumatin-like protein 3.7: MATVSDLVLILVAGLAIYLQMQEAAAVKFEITNQCRYTVWAAGLPGGGQQLDQGKTWTVDVPAGTKGARFWGRTGCSFDASDRGTCQTGDCNGQLSCQVSGGIPTTLAEYTLNGDGNKDFYDVSLVDEFNGPLSINPTNGQCTAPACKADVNAVCPAELKVNGGCNSACTVFQTDQYCYRGAYVDNCPATNYSMIFKNQCPQAYSYAKDDTSSTFTCPSGTTDYSIVFCP, from the exons ATGGCAACAGTATCAGATCTTGTGCTTATTCTTGTGGCTGGACTGGCTATATATCTTCAGATGCAAG AGGCGGCAGCAGTTAAGTTTGAGATAACGAACCAGTGCAGGTACACGGTTTGGGCGGCAGGATTACCCGGCGGAGGGCAGCAGCTCGACCAGGGTAAGACATGGACCGTCGATGTGCCGGCAGGGACAAAGGGAGCAAGATTCTGGGGCCGAACCGGCTGCTCTTTTGATGCGAGCGACCGAGGAACCTGTCAAACCGGTGACTGCAACGGCCAATTGAGCTGCCAGGTCTCGGGAGGCATTCCCACCACGCTGGCTGAGTACACCCTCAATGGAGATGGCAACAAGGACTTCTACGACGTCTCCCTGGTGGACGAATTCAACGGTCCTCTCTCCATCAATCCTACAAACGGACAGTGCACTGCCCCTGCATGCAAAGCCGACGTCAATGCTGTTTGCCCTGCTGAGTTGAAGGTGAATGGCGGATGCAATAGTGCCTGCACTGTCTTTCAAACTGACCAGTATTGCTACAGAGGTGCCTATGTCGACAACTGCCCTGCCACAAACTACTCGATGATCTTCAAGAACCAGTGCCCTCAGGCCTACAGTTATGCCAAGGATGATACTTCCAGCACTTTCACCTGCCCTTCTGGAACCACTGACTACAGTATTGTATTCTGTCCCTAA